In Pyrus communis chromosome 8, drPyrComm1.1, whole genome shotgun sequence, one genomic interval encodes:
- the LOC137741437 gene encoding ribulose bisphosphate carboxylase/oxygenase activase, chloroplastic-like, giving the protein MTAMHTVSSVGTVNRTPVSLNGSGSGSSAFLGTTLKKVTSRVPYQKIASAGKLKINAEIDEDKQTNKDKWKGLAYDDSDDQQDITRGKGLVDSVFQAPQGTGTHYAVMSSYEYISTGLREYNFDNNMDGFYIAPAFMDKLVVHITKNFMSLPNIKIPLILGIWGGKGQGKSFQCELVFAKMGITPIMMSAGELESGNAGEPAKLIRQRYREAADIIRKGKMCALFINDLDAGAGRMGGTTQYTVNNQMVNATLMNIADNPTNVQLPGMYNKEENPRVPIIVTGNDFSTLYAPLIRDGRMEKFYWAPTREDRIGVCTGIFKPDNVSQEDVVKIVDTFPGQSIDFFGALRARVYDDEVRNWISGVGIDGIGKKLVNSKEGPPTFDQPKMTLEKLLHYGQMLVQEQDNVKRVQLADKYLADAALGDANQDSINRGEFYGKAAQQVNVPVPEGCTDRTAANFNPAARSDDGSCQYE; this is encoded by the exons ATGACCGCCATGCACACAGTCTCGAGCGTCGGAACTGTTAACCGGACGCCG GTGAGCTTGAACGGCTCCGGTTCCGGAAGCTCAGCCTTCTTGGGCACCACTTTGAAGAAAGTGACCTCAAGAGTCCCCTACCAGAAGATTGCATCTGCAGGCAAGTTAAAAATCAATGCGGAAATTGATGAGGATAAGCAAACCAACAAGGACAAATGGAAAGGCCTTGCCTACGATGATTCCGATGACCAACAAGACATAACAAGAGGAAAGGGTTTGGTTGATTCTGTGTTCCAAGCTCCCCAGGGGACTGGAACTCACTATGCTGTCATGAGCTCATACGAATACATCAGTACCGGACTTCGAGA ATACAACTTTGACAACAACATGGATGGGTTTTACATCGCTCCAGCTTTCATGGACAAGCTTGTGGTTCACATAACCAAAAACTTCATGAGCCTGCCTAACATTAAG ATTCCTCTCATTCTTGGTATATGGGGAGGAAAAGGTCAGGGAAAATCCTTCCAGTGTGAGCTTGTGTTTGCCAAGATGGGAATTAC CCCCATCATGATGAGTGCTGGAGAATTAGAAAGCGGGAATGCAGGAGAGCCCGCGAAACTGATCAGGCAAAGGTACCGCGAGGCTGCAGATATCATCAGGAAAGGAAAAATGTGTGCCCTCTTCATCAATGATCTCGATGCAGGTGCCGGTAGGATGGGTGGAACCACACAGTACACTGTGAACAACCAGATGGTGAATGCTACCCTTATGAACATTGCTGATAACCCGACAAACGTGCAACTTCCCGGTATGTACAACAAAGAGGAGAATCCTAGAGTCCCCATCATTGTCACTGGTAACGATTTCTCCACATTGTATGCCCCTCTCATTCGTGACGGTCGTATGGAGAAGTTCTACTGGGCTCCCACTAGGGAAGACCGGATCGGTGTTTGCACCGGAATTTTCAAGCCTGACAATGTGTCCCAGGAAGATGTTGTCAAGATTGTTGACACATTCCCCGGTCAATCCATTG ATTTCTTCGGTGCCCTAAGGGCTCGAGTTTATGACGATGAAGTGAGGAATTGGATTTCCGGTGTTGGAATTGACGGCATTGGGAAGAAGCTTGTGAACTCAAAAGAAGGTCCCCCGACTTTCGATCAACCTAAGATGACTCTGGAGAAGCTCCTTCACTACGGACAAATGCTTGTCCAGGAGCAGGACAATGTGAAGAGAGTCCAACTGGCTGACAAGTACTTGGCCGATGCAGCCCTTGGAGATGCAAACCAGGACTCCATTAACCGAGGAGAATTCTATG GAAAGGCAGCCCAACAAGTTAATGTACCAGTCCCAGAAGGCTGCACTGATCGAACAGCTGCAAACTTTAACCCAGCAGCAAGGAGTGACGATGGTAGCTGTCAGTACGAGTAA